Within the Naumovozyma castellii chromosome 1, complete genome genome, the region GCCACTTTAATGGAGAGAGTGTGGTTTTAAATATGGAACCTGGATTGTTaagatttattattgcAATGTGTCTTTCCGCAGTTCCCACAACAAGTAACTGTTGTTTACTGTCCATTGTATATACACGATCTGGCATGATGACAGTAGAAATAGCCTGAGGTTGTCTCATATCCCAGTATTTGATGGATTTATCCCAAGAACCTGTCACTAAACATTCGGTGTTTGACGGACCACAATTGACAAATCTTACAGCCTTTACAGGGGCATCGTGCATACCAATTTGTTGTGATTGTCCACTGGCGACATCGAATAGTTTTACAATATTATCACAGCCCCCAGATGCCACTTTAGAACCATCGTTAGACCATCTAGTTGATAATACTGGACCTGCATGCTCATATTGACTTCTGCCTTGAGCTACACCTCCTTGAACATCCCAGATTCGGACTTTCCCATCCCATGAACTCACACTGAATATAAAATCTTGTTGGGGACTGAATGCTATATCTGAAATGGAATCTTCTGCTGGATTGTTAAGCACAATATCATTGGCTAAATCAGCTTCCGTAGCTGCTGTCGAAGATGTACCTTGGTTACTATTTGATGTAGAAAAAAAAGCCATAGTTATTCCTTCCCAATCGCCCttgttttttttcttctttgaataatattaacATTTTAGCAATGAATCTCATTTATGATCTTCTATTTCTTTACAGTAATTTATTGCGCGGTCGTCTTTCGCGATTGACATAAGCGCCTTGGCGGTTAAAAGAACGTACCACGATATTTAATACTCCAAAAGAGTTGTTTTCATATTTGTATAATACAAGGTTTTAAGTATGTACATATAATTCATATCACATATATATGGTCCTACCTAATGCCAGTTCATAAAGTTAAGATCATGTTCGTTTGCGTCTTCGAAATGATTCTCATATTCATGATTGTCATCTCGTATTTTGTCAGATTTATGCCCTTCAACAGTAGTAACTTCACCCTTTAAATCACCATGCAAAGCGACTAACATAGTTGAGTCATATACTGGCTTGGCTGGTGATATACCGATCGATAAAAGTTCGTGTTCATTATGCAAGCCGAAGTCGTAATTATCACTATGTGGGGCTACCTTAAGAGTAATCGCTTCCTCGTTAGATGAATGTGTCTGGTAAAAGGCTTTAGTTTCACCTACGCTTTGCTTAACATTTTGTGGAAATATTGTCGCGGAAGGCGACCCTACCTTTTTCACCGCTGATTGTTTGTGGTTCATCTTATTATGCAAAATATCTGATTCCCTAGGTAACTCATGTATAGTAGTTAGCGGACTAGCTAATGGTCCTTTGCTCATACTTTGTTCAACCAAATTCGTGCTGTTGAATGATAGAACATTCTCCGTTGGAGTCGCCTTCTGGGTGGTTGATGACGTGATACTAGTTTTAGTTTTATCCATATTCTTGGCTgctttcttttttatttgtcTCTTTGAAGTCCTTGAGGTGGCCTCCCTTTCCTTTCGATTTTTGATCCAAGGGCTCTTTTTGGTTCCTGTAATTGCCGTTGATCTTGGTTGTTCCACATAAAAATTATCTGTTCCAGGgatatcatcaaattcatgtgcattctttttcaatttctttgatttcaaaataataggattttgttctttatccagtttttttttaaacGCTTTGACACGTTTCTTAGTTAAACCTGATATTGGATCGccaatattcaatttttcaatcttcttaCTATTGCTATTTGGTGTCCTGGGTAGCCCCCCACTCATAATTGAAGAGTGCTTGCGAATTGGGTTCCTCACTTGAGTTTGTTCTCGCGTcataaaagaataattaGCACTGTCAGTGGCTGAATGTGTGTTATACGGCTGTATTGGATATCGAAAACCTTCATGTGGTGTATGGATAGAATTCATTGCAAGCCCTGGGTCAGAAGTATGATCTGGTACCGTAAACAGCGTTGTGGTGGGGTTTGAAAAGGCATTTGCTATTGACATTGCAGTCGACATCGGATCTCTGGAGTCATTCCTGAAATAGCCCCTctcttcattaatataCTGTAGTCTCGCCGTTTGAGCAGCAATGCTCCTATAATTTTGctcttcattttcttgagCTGTAATAATACGAAAGTACTGTTGAGTTACTTCCGATCCACTTCTTTGGATCCCCGTATTGAAAAAATCCCAGAATATCTGCCACCATTCATACAGCGATTCCTGCCCGCTGCCATGAATAGAGCCCGATTTGGGATCAGAAACTTCACATTGAGCATCAACATCCCTCACGAATTCCTTGGCTGTCGAcgataatgatgatttcaTCAGAAAATTGTAAATCGCCTCATTAAGTTGTTTCTTATACTCTCGCTTCAGCTGCAAAGATTCGCTATTTGTGTCCTTTGGAGACTCCCTCTCCCGATATCGGTTATTATTACCTGCCGGTATTCCCTTTGAAGTATGACCATGACCACCAAGATTAGGGGAAACCATCAGTGTCTTTTGCTTGATCGTTTCAAAAGGATAATTTCCTGGAAAACCTCGATAAGATCTTTTCTACCTACCCAAATGAAAATCTTTTACTCAAAAATCTTTCACCAACGATTTTCAGGCACAAACTCCAGATCTCAACATTTTCATCGCCGTACTTAAATTTCATGAAAATCTCGAAATATcctaaattggaaaagacaaagaaaaaCGCGCTAATAAGATTCTTCTATATTTTAAACGATACCAGAAAATATACACGTGATATAAAGATAAGAGCCCGTAGTAGACATATTATACAGTTTAGGCAATAACACCGGCCAAAACAGGGTTTTGTGCAACAATACCATTGTAGGTAGTGTTTAAGTACTTCAGCAATTCAATGACCTTCAACTTCATTTCCTCGGTTTGGAATTGCTTCAATCTATCCATGTTTTCTTCTCTACCTAAGGTAGATTCTTGTTCTAGCTTGAttctttcttgttcctttgtAAATACAGTAGCTAGTACTTCCACAACCTTTGGAGTTTCCTTGACAATGATAGCATTACCCTCTTGATACAATTTCATAATCAATTCGAAAATTGGGTTATATTCTTCGAATCCGGTGTTCAGTGGGAGATGAGCTAATAAAGCTGGTAGTGTTTGTTCGACTGGAACAAGAGTTTCATGTTTCAAAGTCATTCTAGCAAC harbors:
- the GLE2 gene encoding RNA export factor GLE2 (ancestral locus Anc_7.405), coding for MAFFSTSNSNQGTSSTAATEADLANDIVLNNPAEDSISDIAFSPQQDFIFSVSSWDGKVRIWDVQGGVAQGRSQYEHAGPVLSTRWSNDGSKVASGGCDNIVKLFDVASGQSQQIGMHDAPVKAVRFVNCGPSNTECLVTGSWDKSIKYWDMRQPQAISTVIMPDRVYTMDSKQQLLVVGTAERHIAIINLNNPGSIFKTTLSPLKWQTRVVSCYNEGDGYAIGSIEGRCAIRYVDDEMQKKSGFSFKCHRQNNPNRTAGSQQSLVYPVNSIAFHPIYGTFATAGGDGCFHFWDKNHRHRLKAFPSLRSSIPVVNFNRNGSVFAYALSYDWHEGHMGNRPDYANVIRLHPTRDDEVKEKKKR
- the NCAS0A14480 gene encoding uncharacterized protein (ancestral locus Anc_7.406) gives rise to the protein MVSPNLGGHGHTSKGIPAGNNNRYRERESPKDTNSESLQLKREYKKQLNEAIYNFLMKSSLSSTAKEFVRDVDAQCEVSDPKSGSIHGSGQESLYEWWQIFWDFFNTGIQRSGSEVTQQYFRIITAQENEEQNYRSIAAQTARLQYINEERGYFRNDSRDPMSTAMSIANAFSNPTTTLFTVPDHTSDPGLAMNSIHTPHEGFRYPIQPYNTHSATDSANYSFMTREQTQVRNPIRKHSSIMSGGLPRTPNSNSKKIEKLNIGDPISGLTKKRVKAFKKKLDKEQNPIILKSKKLKKNAHEFDDIPGTDNFYVEQPRSTAITGTKKSPWIKNRKEREATSRTSKRQIKKKAAKNMDKTKTSITSSTTQKATPTENVLSFNSTNLVEQSMSKGPLASPLTTIHELPRESDILHNKMNHKQSAVKKVGSPSATIFPQNVKQSVGETKAFYQTHSSNEEAITLKVAPHSDNYDFGLHNEHELLSIGISPAKPVYDSTMLVALHGDLKGEVTTVEGHKSDKIRDDNHEYENHFEDANEHDLNFMNWH